The Streptomyces sp. NBC_00691 genome has a segment encoding these proteins:
- a CDS encoding DUF6766 family protein: MNDSRVRRRGFWRENSLTLTFGIAFLVVLVCQAIAGRAEFNEQLTVEGLQQLTFGEYLTTSDFAVDVTENWQSEFLQFFLYIFGTVYLVQRGSPESKKVHEAGTESDQEQRVGDHARPDSPRWAGTKDWRQTLYARSLGAVMGSLFILSWLAQSISGTAAYNDQQLRQLEDPVSWADYVVTPDFWSRTLQNWQSELLAVAAMVVLSIYLRQRGSPESKPVGAAHTTTGIEG; the protein is encoded by the coding sequence ATGAACGACAGCCGCGTGCGGCGCAGGGGGTTCTGGCGGGAGAACAGCCTCACCCTCACCTTCGGTATCGCCTTCCTGGTCGTCCTCGTCTGCCAGGCGATCGCCGGACGTGCCGAGTTCAACGAACAGCTGACGGTCGAAGGGCTCCAGCAGCTCACCTTCGGGGAGTACCTGACGACCTCGGACTTCGCCGTGGACGTCACCGAGAACTGGCAGTCGGAATTCCTGCAGTTCTTCCTCTACATCTTCGGCACTGTCTACCTCGTCCAACGCGGCTCCCCGGAATCGAAGAAGGTCCACGAAGCGGGCACCGAGAGCGATCAGGAGCAGCGCGTGGGCGACCACGCGCGACCCGATTCACCGCGCTGGGCAGGGACGAAGGACTGGCGGCAGACCCTCTACGCCCGCTCCCTGGGCGCCGTCATGGGCAGCCTGTTCATCCTGTCCTGGCTGGCCCAGTCCATCTCCGGCACCGCTGCGTACAACGACCAGCAGCTCCGTCAGCTAGAGGATCCCGTCTCCTGGGCCGACTACGTGGTGACGCCCGACTTCTGGAGCCGGACCCTGCAGAACTGGCAGTCCGAACTGCTCGCCGTCGCCGCCATGGTCGTCCTGTCCATCTACCTCCGCCAGCGCGGCTCCCCGGAGTCCAAGCCGGTCGGCGCCGCCCACACCACGACCGGCATCGAAGGCTGA
- a CDS encoding cysteine hydrolase family protein produces the protein MGRTALIVIDMLNTYEHEDAQVLVRSVREALPGVKTLLERARAADAPVIYVNDNFGRWRSHHGEILEAALAGPRADLVEPIAPDEESLFVVKARHSAFYETPLAYLLGRLGAERVVLCGQVTEQCVLYSALDAHIRHLDVVVALDAVAHIDADLADAALLMMERNMAAELRPNGDITFGDARSD, from the coding sequence GTGGGTCGGACGGCACTCATCGTGATCGACATGCTCAACACGTACGAGCACGAGGATGCCCAGGTGCTGGTGCGATCGGTCCGCGAGGCCCTGCCGGGTGTGAAGACGCTCCTTGAACGGGCGCGGGCTGCGGACGCGCCCGTCATCTACGTGAACGACAACTTCGGCCGCTGGCGCTCCCACCACGGTGAGATCCTCGAAGCGGCCCTGGCCGGCCCCCGCGCCGACCTGGTCGAGCCGATCGCACCGGACGAGGAGTCCCTCTTCGTCGTCAAGGCGCGGCACTCGGCCTTCTACGAGACCCCACTGGCCTACCTCCTGGGCCGGCTCGGCGCCGAGCGGGTGGTGCTGTGCGGTCAGGTGACCGAGCAATGCGTGCTGTACTCGGCCCTGGACGCCCACATCCGGCACCTCGACGTCGTCGTGGCCCTGGACGCGGTCGCTCACATCGACGCCGATCTCGCGGATGCTGCTCTGCTGATGATGGAACGCAACATGGCGGCCGAGCTCCGTCCGAACGGCGACATCACCTTCGGGGACGCCCGCTCGGACTGA